Proteins encoded in a region of the Micropterus dolomieu isolate WLL.071019.BEF.003 ecotype Adirondacks linkage group LG07, ASM2129224v1, whole genome shotgun sequence genome:
- the ttll4 gene encoding tubulin polyglutamylase TTLL4 produces MPTNQSSPWGGETLRACANAGSPTTTASVSTHAKTVAATKVPFSQTSLELSRRKDQAKPLSSNVASSASRLRQTSVAPCVVSDWENGDGNKSNTQSQFTTVPDVFPNLLNGIQNPNQGLATGLMKASGSLTETSAPSSFTKKECQIEFHYQVTGAMQQYMSLQTSQPDDGLAMSGRQAATGDASLGLDPLMSDCQKDQFIKGRPTLQQTNTLKLEAADSSSLPSVPPLCLTLCEHQGAALGKNASSHDSTKVEIRSTTRETTTPARRSHSAKPATKGSETQNSCSIKTVLNNQLLVRGGPPAVVATTNNSKPQTIASLDLNKQAPQSRCPPGSTLSTCRRISPPAASPFPNGPMPTILSATQDKKPTPLDAITDVASCPAGALMGSMTTQISAIHLTRQGQPASKSSSSPFPSSPSLMEECQVGETQLSGQECVMQVDGVEEELPDELENACSDDDDSDCSSINGTSSTASFGLLSGVEEAMSLGAEDDREERPALVPSLFPFIPPTLYFSTASEKVELLPAEQRRLLKWKMSNVTPNIVKHTVGRSHFKVTKKSHDWLGCWGHHMKSLGFKALGEHQKLNHFPGTFQIGRKDRLWRNLSKMQVRFGKQEFSFFPRTFILPQDIKLLRKAWEDAGSRQKWIVKPPASARGIGIQVIHKWSQMPRKRPLLVQKYLHKPYLISGNKFDLRIYVYVTSYDPLRIYIFSDGLVRFASCKYSSSMKTLGNKFMHLTNYSVNKKNSEYQTNSDDKACQGHKWALKALWQYLGSKGVNTTLIWEKIKDIVIKTIIASEPYVNSLLKMHLRTPYSCHELFGFDIMLDEKLKPWILEVNISPSLHSNTALDVSIKGQMIRDLLNLAGFRIPQREDVVAPCSSSSSSTSSLCGGNRERTKPDLSADERVKRAFYLTQRYADQDLLSSVLDVLTPEDVHVLAESEDELNRLGEFERVFPSPSSSRYLRFLECPRYLNILLDQWEQRYWNNRAKGISLLRTLCQKGVHLGTDDPAHMWSKCSYISRFEPHRQDLISPSRSRVVVSLRHHSHHDNHDDASDREDASVSSLPVSPSPGSSVASSACASPQPSPAQSLPLQQFAPL; encoded by the exons ATGCCCACCAACCAGTCCTCCCCCTGGGGTGGGGAGACGCTACGGGCTTGCGCCAATGCAGGTAGCCCCACCACTACAGCCTCTGTCAGTACACATGCCAAGACTGTTGCGGCCACTAAAGTGCCTTTTAGTCAGACTTCCCTAGAGCTATCCAGGAGAAAGGATCAAGCCAAACCTCTCTCCTCAAATGTTGCCTCTTCTGCTTCCCGCTTGAGGCAGACATCAGTGGCTCCATGTGTGGTTTCTGACTGGGAGAATGGGGACGGGAATAAATCCAACACCCAGAGCCAATTCACCACTGTGCCAGATGTGTTTCCAAATCTACTTAATGGGATTCAAAACCCAAACCAGGGACTGGCAACAGGATTGATGAAGGCTAGTGGCAGCCTCACAGAGACCAGTGCCCCTTCCTCCTTCACCAAGAAGGAATGCCAGATTGAGTTTCATTACCAGGTGACGGGTGCCATGCAGCAATATATGTCGCTCCAAACCTCTCAGCCTGATGATGGTTTAGCAATGAGCGGGCGACAGGCTGCCACAGGGGATGCATCGTTGGGATTAGACCCTCTTATGTCAGATTGTCAGAAAGACCAGTTCATCAAAGGACGGCCCACTCTGCAGCAAACTAACACGTTGAAG CTTGAAGCTGCAGACTCTTCCTCCTTGCCGTCAGTGCCTCCTCTATGCCTTACTCTTTGTGAACATCAGGGGGCAGCATTGGGAAAGAATGCCTCCAGCCATGACAGCACAAAAGTAGAAATAAGAAGCACAACAAGagaaacaacaacacctgcaaggAGAAGCCATTCAGCTAAACCAGCAACAAAAGGCAGTGAAACACAAAATAGTTGCtctataaaaacagttttaaacaaTCAGTTACTAGTAAGAGGTGGTCCTCCAGCAGTAGTGGCAACAACTAACAACAGCAAGCCCCAAACGATAGCATCACTAGACCTAAACAAGCAGGCCCCACAAAGTCGGTGTCCACCTGGAAGCACTTTGTCCACATGCAGAAGAATCAGTCCTCCAGCAGCCAGTCCCTTTCCAAATGGCCCCATGCCAACTATCCTCAGTGCCACTCAGGACAAGAAGCCCACACCGCTGGATGCCATCACAG ATGTGGCCTCCTGTCCTGCAGGAGCCTTGATGGGCTCCATGACCACTCAGATCTCCGCAATCCACCTCACCCGGCAGGGACAGCCTGCCTCCAAGTCATCTTCATCTCCATTCCCTTCCTCCCCCTCACTTATGGAGGAGTGTCAGGTTGGAGAGACTCAGCTTTCAGG CCAGGAGTGTGTTATGCAGGTGGATGGAGTTGAGGAGGAGCTGCCTGATGAGCTGGAAAATGCCTGCAGTGACGATG ATGATTCAGATTGTTCGTCCATCAATGGCACCTCATCCACAGCATCCTTTGGTCTTCTTTCTGG tgtTGAGGAGGCGATGTCGTTGGGGGCCGAAGATGATCGAGAGGAGAGGCCAGCTTTGGTTCCCAGTTTGttccccttcatccctccaacACTCTACTTCAGCACCGCCAGTGAGAAAG TGGAACTGCTGCCTGCAGAACAAAGACGACTGTTAAAATGGAAGATGAGCAACGTCACTCCAAATATTGTCAAACACACTGTCGGCAGGTCCCACTTCAAAGTCACCAAGA AAAGCCATGACTGGTTGGGCTGCTGGGGACACCACATGAAGTCTCTTGGTTTCAAGGCCCTTGGAGAGCATCAGAAG TTGAACCACTTCCCGGGAACATTTCAGATTGGCCGAAAGGACCGGCTGTGGAGGAACCTGTCCAAGATGCAGGTTCGCTTTGGCAAACAAGAGTTCAGCTTTTTCCCCCGCACCTTCATCCTTCCTCAGGACATCAAGCTGCTCCGCAAGGCCTGGGAGGACGCTGGTTCCAGGCAGAAATGGATCGTCAAACCT CCTGCGTCAGCCAGAGGAATAGGTATCCAGGTCATTCACAAATGGAGCCAGATGCCCCGCAAGAGACCGCTACTGGTCCAGAA GTACCTTCACAAGCCCTACCTCATCAGCGGTAATAAGTTTGACCTGCGGATTTACGTTTATGTGACATCCTACGACCCGCTGAGAATTTACATCTTCTCTGATGGACTGGTTCGGTTCGCCAGCTGCAA GTATTCGTCTTCCATGAAGACTCTGGGTAACAAGTTCATGCACCTGACCAACTACAGTGTCAACAAGAAGAACTCTGAATACCAAACAAACAGCGATGACAAGGCCTGCCAGGGACACAAATG ggcTTTGAAGGCCTTGTGGCAGTATCTTGGTTCTAAGGGAGTCAACACCACTCTGATCTGGGAGAAGATTAAAGACATTGTGATCAAAACCATCATTGC GTCAGAACCGTACGTCAACAGTCTGCTGAAGATGCACCTTCGGACACCTTACAGCTGCCACGAGCTGTTTGGATTTGACATTATGCTGGATGAGAAACTCAAACCCTGGATCCTGGAGGTCAACATATCACCAAG CCTCCATTCCAACACAGCGCTGGATGTTTCCATTAAAGGTCAGATGATCAGAGACCTCCTGAACCTGGCCGGCTTTCGTATACCTCAGAGAGAAGATGTGGTCGCCCCCTGCAGTAGCTCCTCCAGCTCTACCAGCAG cctgtGTGGCGGGAACAGGGAGAGAACCAAACCAGATCTGTCTGCTGATGAGAGGGTGAAACGGGCCTTTTACCTCACACAGCGATATGCAGACCAG GACCTCCTCTCTTCAGTGTTGGATGTCTTAACTCCAGAGGACGTTCACGTGCTAGCAGAGAGTGAAGACGAGCTGAATCGTCTCGGAGAGTTTGAGCGAGTTTTCCCATCCCCGTCATCATCTCGCTACCTCCGCTTTCTCGAGTGTCCAAGATACCTCAACATCCTGCTGGACCAGTGGGAGCAGAGGTACTGGAACAACAGGGCAAAAG GTATCAGTCTGCTGAGGACTCTCTGTCAGAAAGGAGTTCATCTGGGGACTGATGACCCTGCTCACATG TGGTCCAAGTGTAGCTACATCTCAAGGTTTGAACCCCACAGACAAGACCTTATCAGCCCATCCAGATCCAG GGTAGTGGTCAGCCTTCGGCACCATTCCCATCACGATAACCATGACGACGCTTCAGACAGGGAGGATGCTTCGGTCTCCAGCCTGCCCGTTTCGCCAAGTCCTGGATCAAGTGTCGCCAGCAGTGCCTGTGCAAGCCCTCAGCCCAGCCCGGCCCAGAGCCTGCCGCTTCAACAGTTTGCTCCACTCTGA
- the si:ch211-67e16.11 gene encoding uncharacterized protein si:ch211-67e16.11 → MRLPVLLAAPLSILILHIAPATSAGSVAPSRLERWVRSGLQSLQWDQLDRCLRMSSLSEAECRRLAHLPLSAVAVYVSEPRTAAGNSDKVLAILPDSSGGMVSSKLRGGFSVSQVLNGGEGPPRQQQPFPGSTAHDTILVLDPSPGENFGHPVVLFYVDVNVTKKRCSHMDGIYLGEECLTLALKGRCQNQLKRRQAGSERLVGNGHGRLRSGAITTSGGSRLGERAVGGLCEVHFLPLVVGVGDSNRTQRLRCVDHAEFARCPQPLPMSSPSLPVSSCELNKNTRRCHQQPLATHLSCRLYQTCDHAVLISGGWQQQMTFQRHVQNLQNFHRMLQNNGFHNDHIKTFFASSGQLPEEVEGVYSATEKAVIRNHVSYICRKQHCADTLVLYLNSPTRNDGTMLLWDANLNGIADLKERYSVNELLADLAGCKATRVLLFVDQSYSGVLSKRLRGSQKHLNVVLIQSQTRQTHSHQRLNSGWEDSSWSYISPATCLLDHLGKGPGMSRLLESWAGFLNVTLAGAPCNATPPLTDGEMRREYQGCQNLPTALWHQKHRRTN, encoded by the exons ATGAGGCTCCCGGTGCTTCTTGCAgctcctctctccatcctcaTTCTCCACATCGCACCAGCAACCTCGGCAGGCAGCGTGGCCCCGAGCCGGCTGGAGCGTTGGGTCCGCTCAGGCCTCCAGTCGCTGCAGTGGGACCAGCTGGACCGATGCCTCCGCATGTCCTCCCTCTCTGAGGCTGAGTGCAGGCGGCTCGCCCACCTGCCACTGTCCGCCGTGGCTGTTTACGTCTCGGAGCCACGCACAGCTGCAG GAAACTCAGACAAAGTTCTGGCCATCCTGCCGGACTCCTCAGGTGGGATGGTGAGCTCAAAACTGCGGGGCGGTTTCAGCGTCAGCCAGGTGCTGAATGGAGGGGAAGGTCCCCCCAGGCAGCAGCAGCCTTTCCCCGGCTCCACAGCCCATGATACCATTTTGGTGCTTGATCCAAGCCCTGGGGAGAACTTTGGACACCCGGTGGTCCTCTTTTACGTGGATGTGAATGTTACGAAGAAGAGGTGCTCCCATATGGATGGTATTTACCTGG GTGAGGAGTGTTTGACTCTGGCTTTGAAGGGTCGTTGTCAGAACCAGCTGAAGCGTCGGCAAGCCGGGTCAGAGAGGCTTGTGGGTAATGGACATGGACGGCTGCGTAGTGGTGCCATTACCACTAGTGGTGGAAGCCGTCTGGGGGAGCGTGCCGTTGGAGGGCTCTGTGAAGTCCATTTCCTTCCACTGGTGGTCGGAGTCGGAGACAGCAACCGAACACAGAGACTCAGATGTGTTG ACCATGCAGAGTTTGCAAGGTGCCCTCAGCCACTGCCAATGAGCTCTCCCAGTTTGCCCGTCTCAAGCTGTGaactaaataaaaacaccagACGCTGCCATCAGCAGCCGTTGGCCACTCACCTCTCCTGCCGACTCTACCAGACCTGTGACCATGCTGTGCTCATCTCAG GCGGCTGGCAGCAGCAGATGACGTTCCAGCGCCATGTTCAGAATCTTCAGAATTTCCACAGGATGCTGCAAAACAATGGCTTCCACAACGATCACATCAAGACCTTCTTCGCCAGCAGCGGACAGCTTCCTG AGGAAGTAGAGGGTGTGTACTCGGCAACGGAGAAAGCCGTGATTCGCAACCACGTGTCGTACATCTGCAGGAAGCAGCACTGTGCCGACACGCTGGTTCTCTATCTGAACTCGCCAACACGCAACGACGGTACCATGCTGCTGTGGGACGCCAACCTCAACGGCATT GCTGATCTGAAAGAGCGATACTCAGTGAACGAGCTGCTGGCCGACCTGGCCGGCTGCAAGGCGACTCGAGTTTTGCTGTTTGTGGATCAGAGCTACAGTGGTGTTCTGTCCAAGAGGCTGCGAGGGTCCCAGAAACACCTTAACGTGGTTCTGATCCAGAGCCAGACACGGCAGACCCACAGCCACCAGAGGTTGAACTCTGGCTGGGAGGACAGCAGCTGGTCCTACATCAGCCCTGCGACCTGTCTGCTGGACCACCTGGGAAAG GGTCCTGGGATGTCTCGCCTGCTAGAGTCATGGGCCGGCTTTTTAAACGTGACATTGGCAGGAGCCCCCTGCAACGCCACACCACCTCTGACGGATGGCGAGATGCGGCGAGAGTACCAGGGCTGCCAGAACCTGCCAACTGCGCTCTGGCACCAGAAACACAGGAGGACCAACTGA